A part of Aegilops tauschii subsp. strangulata cultivar AL8/78 chromosome 2, Aet v6.0, whole genome shotgun sequence genomic DNA contains:
- the LOC109782156 gene encoding uncharacterized protein translates to MAAKVLQLRSADGKVLVAPAWDYRPAAAQALPLEMRVPSRALERVLQYWTKHSLAKATGESRESLARWDADFQRRLDEDGLVKEAAAAVQELRRHGVHHGGRPRRHAGTGASGVAAPATATRADPVRAWCQLVHHLKGVDHGEPSPAPTAPIAFHASDIAVAARPGPATTLPAAAGAQPVGVRCAIRARGRQMAEDEESACHHRKLPASKASKPRSSVCLPATAAAPVKKVSRQVASKACSFVGSTPLPAPATAVKKMTPAASTLRARRGMGELSCKVPKQNQSPLPVIAVAAPRKQPIPWLRPVVLRLP, encoded by the coding sequence ATGGCGGCCAAGGTGCTCCAGCTCCGCAGCGCCGACGGCAAGGTGCTCGTCGCTCCGGCGTGGGACTATCGCCCGGCCGCCGCCCAAGCCCTCCCGCTGGAGATGCGGGTGCCCTCGCGCGCCCTCGAGAGGGTGCTCCAGTACTGGACCAAGCACAGCCTGGCCAAGGCCACCGGTGAGTCCCGGGAGTCCCTCGCCCGCTGGGACGCCGACTTCCAGCGCCGTCTCGACGAAGACGGCCTCGTcaaggaggccgccgcagccGTCCAAGAACTCCGCCGCCACGGCGTCCACCATGGAGGGCGTCCCCGTCGCCACGCCGGCACGGGCGCATCTGGTGTCGCTGCTCCAGCCACCGCCACCCGTGCTGATCCCGTCCGTGCCTGGTGCCAACTCGTTCACCACCTCAAGGGTGTCGACCACGGAGAACCTAGCCCAGCGCCGACGGCGCCCATCGCTTTCCATGCCTCCGATATTGCCGTAGCCGCACGCCCTGGGCCTGCCACCACCTTGCCGGCCGCTGCTGGTGCTCAACCCGTTGGTGTCCGGTGCGCCATCCGTGCCCGTGGACGCCAGATGGCTGAAGACGAGGAGTCCGCTTGCCACCACCGCAAGCTCCCGGCTTCCAAGGCTTCCAAGCCTCGCTCTTCGGTCTGCCTGCCTGCCACTGCTGCTGCGCCCGTGAAGAAGGTCTCTCGTCAGGTCGCTTCCAAGGCTTGCTCTTTCGTCGGCTCTACACCACTGCCTGCCCCTGCCACTGCTGTGAAGAAGATGACTCCAGCAGCTTCAACTCTGCGCGCAAGAAGGGGGATGGGGGAGCTCAGCTGCAAGGTTCCGAAGCAAAACCAATCGCCATTGCCTGTCATTGCTGTTGCAGCACCAAGGAAGCAACCAATTCCTTGGCTGCGTCCAGTGGTATTACGCCTTCCCTAG